The genomic segment GAACTGCTGCCTCgcacataaaattatttttgccttTTCTGAGAGCGATGAATATTCGTCTGCAGTGCTCAACCAAAAAAATGCAAAGTTAAAGCCAATCATTAAAGATAGGTCAGACTCTTTTCATATAGTtgcggaccccctgtgcagtcatcactgACACCCAGAGGTCCGCAGactccagtttgggaaacccagGTCTACAGCCTTGTGCTGAGTACTTTGTATGAACCAGATATTTTCTCAATACTGAGTTTCAATAGAAACACGAGGAATAACAAGATAAAGGAACATAAACTTCCTCCCTATtgtaatataattatttgacTGATTGTTGGGAGTAGTCTTGAGGGATTCCCCCTCATGTTTAACTGTCTTAACACTAGTAGTATCGTCAGTGAGCACCATTTCAGATTCATTCTCTGGTTTTTCAGTCTTTTCAGAATCTTTCTGTTCAGTGGTTATAAGTCTTGATCCAAATGAACTCTTAGATATCATCAGCATTTCTCTTAAAATG from the Styela clava chromosome 5, kaStyClav1.hap1.2, whole genome shotgun sequence genome contains:
- the LOC144411698 gene encoding FGFR1 oncogene partner 2 homolog: MTKYRQQMMKFTKHQNIQITENAYQEEKQYQEENMELIDKIHEMAAVMRHAADVDDGQYLRDYEELSRLQTENDILREMLMISKSSFGSRLITTEQKDSEKTEKPENESEMVLTDDTTSVKTVKHEGESLKTTPNNQSNNYITIGRKFMFLYLVIPRVSIETQY